In Dermacentor silvarum isolate Dsil-2018 chromosome 2, BIME_Dsil_1.4, whole genome shotgun sequence, the following proteins share a genomic window:
- the LOC125942863 gene encoding uncharacterized protein LOC125942863: MCGCNWQARETCANNVGVCLLLTAAAYLESSCNSSDSPNKLCSEAAISYRSCPQVCSQDVAPCNNHTLLADTESLASSPDSPDFLDEEMLEHAAHTSTIPASCSVFMPSCPSQALSNGMSGSLPVRVPPEGQYLSPDAVTALHKTIRQLENQLRSTKRSLALTQRMKNKAVKEKIILKKQSSQFVACDQLQCMEKSSTRGTRWSPTTIQKALKVRLSCGARGYSVVKELCTPLPSERTLQRHLEKNKFSPGILHDILQCLALKVKLMDDHERHAVIMLDEIQLAPGLALDQSTGIVIGRPTYH; this comes from the exons ATGTGTGGCTGCAACTGGCAGG CTCGGGAAACCTGCGCCAACAATGTGGGTGTCTGTCTCCTGCTGACAGCTGCGGCTTATCTTGAAT CATCCTGCAACAGTTCAGATTCACCGAACAAGCTCTGCTCGGAAGCTGCCATCTCTTACAGGAGTT GTCCACAAGTCTGTTCACAAGACGTGGCTCCCTGCAACAACCACACACTCCTGGCTGACACTGAAT CACTAGCCTCCAGTCCAGATAGCCCAGATTTCCTGGATGAAGAAATGCTTGAGCACGCTGCACATACTTCAA CTATTCCTGCATCTTGTAGTGTCTTCATGCCTAGTTGCCCTTCACAGG CTCTATCAAATGGCATGTCTGGCAGTCTACCTGTACGAGTTCCTCCAGAGGGCCAGTACCTTTCCCCGGATGCTGTAACTGCTCTACACAAGACGATACGGCAGCTAGAAAACCAGTTGCGAAGTACAAAGAGAAGTCTGGCGCTTACACAGCGAATGAAAAACAAAGCAGTCAAGGAAAAGATCATCCTGAAGAAACAAAGTAGTCAATTTGTAGCCTGTGACCAGCTCCAGTGCATGGAAAAGTCATCGACGAGAGGCACGCGTTGGTCTCCAACAACAATTCAAAAAGCCCTAAAGGTTCGACTGTCCTGTGGTGCCCGTGGGTATTCTGTTGTAAAGGAACTTTGCACACCACTACCATCTGAGCGCACCCTACAGAGGCACTTGGAAAAGAACAAATTTTCTCCAGGCATACTTCATGACATTCTGCAGTGTCTTGCTCTTAAA GTTAAGCTTATGGATGACCATGAACGGCACGCAGTCATTATGCTGGACGAAATTCAACTCGCACCAGGTCTAGCTCTTGATCAGTCAACCGGCATTGTAATTGGCAGGCCTACCTACCATTAG